ATGATTAATCCGTTTATGGAGCGTCTTGCCAATGCCGTTATTCAGGCCAGCAAACGTATAAAAAATGAAACAGGTATTTCTTCGGGTGCCACTTCTGTCAGTTTTGCCGCGGTACAATATATTATGGCCCATGTGCCGCAAATTTCAGAAAAAAACATTCTCCTTTTCGGAACTGGAAAAATAGGCAGAAATACCTGCGAAAACTTAATTAAACATACCAAAAACGATCATATAACGCTTGTTAATCGAACAAAGGAAAAGGCGGAAAAGGTTGCTGGAAAATTTAATTTAGTTGTAAAAGACTACGCCGATATTCAAAGCGAAATTGCCCAGGCAGATGTGCTTATTGTCGCCACCGGGGCACAGCAACCCACTATTTCGCAGGAACTTTTGTACCTAAATAGACCGTTGCTAATTTTAGACCTTTCAATTCCTAAAAACGTTTCGGATGATGTTTTGGAAAATGAATTGGTAACCCTGGTGCACATGGATCAGCTTTCGGCGCTCACCGATCATACGTTGGAGCAACGTGCGGCGCAACTTCCGCTCGCTAAAAAAATTATTGCCGAAATAGAAAAGGAATTCAACAAATGGGCGGATCATAGAAAATATGCGCCAACCATTAATGCTTTAAAAAATAAGTTGATTGAAATTAAAGCCGGCGAATTAGATTATCAAAGTAAAAAAATTGATGGTTTTAACCAAGAGCAGGCCGAGATAATCAGCAACCGCCTTATTCAAAAAATCACTACACATTTCGCCAACCATCTAAAGGGCGAAGAAGGCTCTGCCGAAAGTATTGAACTTATTAGAAGGGTCTTCCAACTTGAAACTGCCTAACCTTGAAAAAAACAATCCGAATTGGTACGCGCGACAGTGAACTTGCACTTTGGCAAGCAAACACT
This region of Aequorivita marisscotiae genomic DNA includes:
- the hemA gene encoding glutamyl-tRNA reductase, coding for MKTNLKTYSGEALEGNFYTIGLNYKKADAEIRGHFSIDDTAKEKILEQGKADGIPSLTVISTCNRTELYGFAQHPYQLIKLLCQYTNGTVEEFEKVAYIYKNRDAVSHLFTVGTGLDSQILGDFEIISQLRNAFRESKKRDMINPFMERLANAVIQASKRIKNETGISSGATSVSFAAVQYIMAHVPQISEKNILLFGTGKIGRNTCENLIKHTKNDHITLVNRTKEKAEKVAGKFNLVVKDYADIQSEIAQADVLIVATGAQQPTISQELLYLNRPLLILDLSIPKNVSDDVLENELVTLVHMDQLSALTDHTLEQRAAQLPLAKKIIAEIEKEFNKWADHRKYAPTINALKNKLIEIKAGELDYQSKKIDGFNQEQAEIISNRLIQKITTHFANHLKGEEGSAESIELIRRVFQLETA